One Triticum dicoccoides isolate Atlit2015 ecotype Zavitan chromosome 5B, WEW_v2.0, whole genome shotgun sequence genomic window carries:
- the LOC119311881 gene encoding E3 ubiquitin-protein ligase EL5-like codes for MYHQVQHLSPVRPKSTSHTHTHTQISCKQTPTIPSRERAAGEERVVGRRRRGRDLGGEGGSMSVTGTSVAAAATMLAAAAAIFITFVVCFYLFLCAKRYRGAAPAIGGGGGGGGADGRGRGPRFVFGGPCHGRGLDETAIVALPRREVAQGDPAADCAVCITELAAGEAARLLPRCGHSFHVECVDMWLRSHSTCPLCRCAVADEAPTVQPPEADPESPIFPTNVLFFGSQDAVATGGTPRQPAAPQPSQGPIAGVAAVVEAARVAALRRLLGCGGGTPPPPPPPPPQAGRDLEMGPAQAGGESSTPRPAKPQPGS; via the coding sequence ATGTACCACCAAGTACAACACCTCTCGCCTGTTCGGCCCAAATCCacttctcacacacacacacacacacaaatctcTTGCAAGCAAACCCCCACAATTCCCAGCCGAGAACGCGCGGCTGGGGAAGAGAGGGTCGTCGGGAGGAGGAGAAGAGGGCGCGATTTGGGGGGCGAGGGCGGATCGATGTCGGTGACGGGGACatccgtggcggcggcggcgaccatgCTGGCCGCGGCGGccgccatcttcatcaccttcgtcGTCTGCTTCTACCTCTTCCTCTGCGCCAAGCGCTACCGGGGCGCCGCGCCCgcaatcggcggcggcggcggcggcgggggagcggACGGCAGGGGCCGGGGGCCGCGGTTCGTCTTCGGGGGCCCCTGCCACGGGCGGGGCCTGGACGAGACGGCCATCGTGGCGCTGCCGCGGAGGGAGGTCGCCCAGGGGGACCCCGCGGCCGACTGCGCCGTCTGCATCACGGAGCTCGCCGCCGGGGAGGCCGCGCGCCTGCTGCCGCGGTGCGGCCACTCGTTCCACGTCGAGTGCGTCGACATGTGGCTCCGGTCGCACTCCACCTGCCCGCTCTGCCGGTGCGCCGTCGCCGACGAGGCGCCCACCGTGCAGCCCCCCGAGGCCGATCCGGAGTCGCCCATCTTCCCCACCAATGTGCTCTTCTTCGGCTCCCAGGACGCCGTGGCAACCGGCGGCACACCACGGCAGCCGGCGGCACCGCAGCCATCCCAGGGACCGATCGCCGGCGTCGCGGCCGTGGTCGAGGCGGCGAGAGTAGCGGCCCTCCGGCGGCtgctcggctgcggcggcgggacgcccccgccaccaccaccgccgccgccgcaggcaGGCCGCGACCTGGAGATGGGCCCCGCGCAGGCCGGCGGCGAGAGCAGCACGCCGCGGCCGGCGAAACCACAGCCAGGTTCTTGA